In Pseudoliparis swirei isolate HS2019 ecotype Mariana Trench chromosome 9, NWPU_hadal_v1, whole genome shotgun sequence, a genomic segment contains:
- the gpr157 gene encoding G-protein coupled receptor 157: protein MAEGNQTVVYLSEQVVVLCSCALSVVGSSLIILTYVMWSDLRTTPRRLLVYLSVADWLSAVSYAFGVWRMFRSNSLDCVAQGAISTFANTSSFFWTVAIAVYLYVFIVRSSQRVADSLVWVFHLVSWGVPLAITVAAVCLNKIGYDASEVSVGWCWVRIHAPDRVLWMLLTGKIWEFLAYLTLPVLYILIKRHIHIAHAALSEYRPILADRPSSHSFSSMADMKLTLIPIIFIVLRIWSTVRFILLLAGSQARLNPVLVTLHGIGNTSQGAANCIMFVLLTRPIRTRLCAALCCCSKSPVGEQPSHGAPHRLLPGQDTSTQREEDSGSRVGTDR from the exons ATGGCCGAGGGGAACCAGACGGTGGTGTACTTGTCCGAGCAGGTGGTCGTCTTGTGCTCGTGCGCGCTGTCCGTCGTGGGCTCCTCGCTCATCATCCTCACCTACGTCATGTGGTCGGACTTGAGGACGACTCCGAGGAGACTGCTGGTCTACCTGTCGGTGGCCGACTGGCTGTCCGCCGTCTCCTACGCCTTCGGAGTCTGGAGGATGTTCCGCTCCAACTCGCTGGACTGCGTGGCTCAAGGGGCCATCTCCACTTTCGCCAACACCAGCTCGTTCTTCTGGACCGTGGCCATTGCGGTCTACTTGTACGTGTTCATCGTGAGGTCCAGCCAGAGAGTGGCGGACAGCTTGGTGTGGGTGTTCCACCTCGTCAG CTGGGGTGTCCCTCTGGCCATCACTGTTGCAGCCGTGTGCCTCAACAAAATTGGCTACGATGCGTCAGAGGTGTCGGTGGGCTGGTGCTGGGTCAGGATCCACGCTCCGGACCGGGTCCTGTGGATGCTGCTGACTGGAAAGATCTGGGAGTTCTTGGCTTACCTCACCCTGCCGGTCCTCTACATCCTCATCAAGAGGCACATCCACATAGCG CATGCTGCCCTGTCTGAGTACCGTCCCATCTTGGCCGACAGGCCTTCGTCCCATTCCTTCTCCTCCATGGCTGATATGAAGCTCACGCTCATTCCCATCATCTTCATCGTCCTTCGCATTTGGAGCACAGTGCGCTTCATACTGCTGCTGGCCGGCTCTCAAGCCAGACTGAACCCCGTGCTGGTCACCTTACAT GGAATTGGCAACACCTCGCAGGGAGCAGCCAACTGCATCATGTTCGTATTGCTGACTCGGCCGATCCGCACGCGCCTCTGCGCCGCGCTGTGCTGCTGCTCCAAGAGTCCAGTGGGCGAGCAGCCCTCGCATGGCGCCCCTCACCGGCTGCTGCCCGGACAGGACACCTCCACgcagagggaagaggacagCGGCAGTCGGGTCGGGACTGATCGATGA